A window from Photobacterium sp. DA100 encodes these proteins:
- a CDS encoding PAS domain-containing methyl-accepting chemotaxis protein, with protein sequence MKAENTHFQNISQPGQEVEYSSSWNLISTTDPTSTITYANTSFCDVAGYSNQELVDNPHNIVRHADMPKAAFAQLWQYVKAGKSWMGLVKNKCKNGNYYWVSAFVTPIVNSEGQVIEYQSVRSRPSKEEIKRAEGTYKAINEGKRGSSGFRLRYGALLNVLLVITGLLSTFQAVTSYSVISILTSAALLLGLMVNLYAQQRLSAVTALAREAYDNSLMEPIYTGKYDDYSGIELALRMRRAEVRAIVGRASETSADILLSAEDEFAHTQQIKTNLQEQTLATEQVGVAIDQMASTVREVAENASNASEMTVKAQQVANSGLVRVEETITSVNALHNELDDSKRVINALSESSRQIEGILDVIGTIADQTNLLALNAAIEAARAGEAGRGFAVVADEVRSLAQKTQSSTGEIHQMITQLQDIAGQAVAAVERGGEQSEHCRQQALAMGEQLKEINHVLDVVTDSSHQIAAAVEQQAGVSADISEHIQKINLLGNETEKTSDISVESTRMLVERLEGLERLMNQFQRRH encoded by the coding sequence ATGAAAGCGGAAAACACACATTTTCAGAATATTTCGCAGCCAGGGCAGGAAGTCGAATATTCATCCTCTTGGAATCTGATCTCAACGACGGATCCCACTAGCACCATTACTTATGCTAATACCAGCTTTTGTGACGTCGCCGGTTATAGCAACCAGGAATTAGTTGATAACCCGCATAATATAGTAAGGCATGCGGATATGCCCAAAGCGGCATTTGCGCAGCTTTGGCAATATGTCAAAGCAGGCAAAAGCTGGATGGGATTGGTGAAGAACAAGTGCAAGAACGGAAATTACTACTGGGTCTCTGCGTTCGTTACGCCAATCGTCAACAGCGAAGGGCAGGTGATTGAGTACCAGTCTGTACGCAGTCGGCCAAGTAAAGAAGAGATAAAGCGCGCAGAGGGCACTTATAAAGCCATCAACGAGGGCAAGCGTGGTAGCAGCGGCTTTCGCCTGAGATACGGGGCGCTACTGAATGTACTGCTCGTTATTACAGGGCTACTCAGTACATTTCAGGCCGTAACTAGCTATTCAGTTATTTCGATACTCACAAGTGCCGCACTGCTGCTAGGTCTAATGGTTAACCTGTATGCGCAACAACGCTTGTCTGCGGTTACTGCGCTGGCCCGTGAAGCGTATGACAATTCACTGATGGAGCCGATCTATACCGGAAAGTATGACGATTATTCTGGGATAGAGTTGGCGCTGAGGATGCGGCGGGCCGAGGTGCGAGCCATTGTCGGGCGAGCCAGTGAAACGTCAGCGGATATCCTGCTGTCGGCCGAGGATGAATTTGCTCACACGCAGCAAATCAAAACTAATTTACAAGAGCAGACACTTGCAACAGAGCAAGTTGGGGTGGCGATAGATCAAATGGCCTCAACCGTGAGAGAGGTGGCGGAAAATGCATCGAATGCGTCTGAAATGACGGTGAAGGCGCAGCAAGTCGCCAATAGCGGGCTAGTGCGGGTAGAGGAAACCATTACGTCGGTTAATGCTTTGCACAATGAGCTGGATGACTCAAAAAGGGTGATTAATGCATTGTCAGAAAGCAGCCGCCAAATCGAGGGTATTCTCGATGTGATTGGGACTATTGCTGACCAAACTAATCTTCTGGCCCTCAATGCAGCAATAGAAGCCGCTCGTGCCGGAGAGGCGGGAAGAGGCTTTGCTGTGGTTGCCGATGAAGTCCGTTCATTGGCACAGAAAACCCAATCATCGACCGGTGAAATCCACCAGATGATCACCCAGCTTCAGGATATTGCCGGCCAGGCAGTCGCCGCTGTAGAACGCGGTGGCGAACAGTCGGAACATTGCCGTCAACAAGCCCTGGCAATGGGGGAACAGTTGAAGGAAATCAACCATGTCCTGGATGTTGTAACGGATAGCAGCCATCAAATCGCCGCGGCGGTTGAGCAACAAGCGGGGGTGAGTGCCGATATCTCTGAGCATATCCAGAAGATAAATCTATTAGGCAATGAAACAGAGAAAACCAGTGATATTTCGGTGGAAAGTACCCGGATGCTGGTGGAGCGCTTGGAAGGTCTAGAGCGGTTGATGAATCAGTTCCAGCGTCGCCATTAA
- a CDS encoding ABC-ATPase domain-containing protein has product MQLLEAKLHKIDRHNYRSYSSLRGEYHFVDFDFFIDITQSDPFAPASRVRARRKWSLTDLEWLKEQSPDYQRAARDFIARHFAELAQQINEIQIDRPGQAVLDRTAVVFDDDALELRFRVDLPSDGRTIIAKKTANLLTFTMPKIIRRATIARELPMDELKRHCETVEDQVALRKQLADKGLMAFVADDSILPRLAGNSDLPMADALPFVSPESLAVELEAPHRGKIRGMGVPKGITMIVGGGFHGKSTLLNAIENSVYDHIPGDGREYIVTDESASKIRAEDGRCVHNVDLTPYISNLPMGKDTSMFSTQNASGSTSQASWLQESIEAGSNALLIDEDTSASNFMIRDERMQALIAKDDEPITPLVDRISLLRDQLDVSVLLVMGGSGDYLDVADTVIQMHNYQALDVTEKAKEVVASHPTRRQLEGSSEIARPRTRKLNRAGLKAQLEDGKFRIQVKDKTSMRFGREFIDLQALEQVADSSQLHAIGWLWFQIAQGKGWEKSPSKAFSQMLASDEWFRTMPNYGDIAKPRVIEVMAVLNRMRKAEFK; this is encoded by the coding sequence ATGCAATTACTCGAAGCAAAACTACATAAAATTGACCGTCATAATTACCGCAGCTACTCCAGCTTGCGCGGTGAATACCATTTCGTTGACTTCGATTTCTTCATTGATATCACTCAATCAGACCCTTTTGCGCCAGCGTCACGTGTGCGTGCACGCCGCAAGTGGTCATTGACCGATCTTGAATGGCTAAAAGAGCAGTCCCCTGACTACCAGCGTGCAGCTCGTGACTTCATTGCCCGCCATTTCGCTGAACTGGCCCAGCAGATCAACGAGATTCAAATCGACCGCCCGGGACAAGCCGTTCTAGACCGCACCGCCGTTGTCTTTGACGATGACGCACTTGAATTGCGCTTTCGCGTAGATTTGCCATCAGACGGCCGTACAATCATTGCCAAGAAAACGGCAAACCTACTGACGTTCACCATGCCAAAGATCATCCGTCGCGCCACGATCGCCCGTGAATTGCCGATGGACGAGCTAAAGCGTCATTGTGAAACCGTCGAAGATCAGGTGGCACTGCGCAAGCAGCTTGCGGATAAAGGCTTAATGGCATTTGTTGCAGACGACAGTATCCTTCCTCGTCTGGCCGGTAACAGTGACCTGCCGATGGCTGACGCCCTTCCGTTTGTCAGCCCAGAGAGCCTTGCGGTTGAACTGGAAGCACCTCACCGCGGCAAGATTCGCGGTATGGGTGTCCCTAAAGGTATTACCATGATTGTCGGTGGCGGCTTCCACGGTAAATCAACCTTGCTAAATGCCATCGAGAACTCGGTCTATGACCATATTCCTGGTGATGGCCGAGAGTACATTGTTACTGATGAATCAGCGTCGAAGATCCGTGCAGAAGACGGCCGCTGTGTACACAACGTCGATCTAACGCCATACATCAGCAACCTACCAATGGGCAAGGACACCAGCATGTTCTCTACCCAGAATGCATCAGGTTCCACTTCCCAGGCCTCATGGCTACAAGAGTCTATCGAAGCCGGCTCTAACGCCCTACTGATTGATGAAGACACCTCTGCGTCAAACTTCATGATCCGTGATGAGCGTATGCAGGCCCTAATTGCCAAGGACGACGAACCCATCACCCCGCTTGTCGATCGTATTTCATTGCTAAGAGACCAGCTGGACGTATCGGTATTGCTGGTAATGGGAGGCTCAGGTGACTACCTGGACGTCGCCGATACAGTTATCCAGATGCACAACTATCAGGCACTGGATGTGACCGAGAAAGCGAAAGAGGTGGTCGCGTCTCACCCTACCCGCCGCCAGCTGGAGGGAAGTAGTGAAATCGCCCGTCCGCGTACGCGTAAGCTCAACCGTGCCGGCCTAAAAGCACAGCTGGAAGACGGCAAGTTCCGTATCCAGGTCAAAGACAAGACGTCTATGCGCTTCGGCCGTGAATTCATTGATCTTCAAGCACTGGAGCAAGTCGCCGACTCGAGCCAACTGCATGCTATCGGTTGGTTATGGTTCCAGATTGCACAGGGCAAGGGCTGGGAAAAATCACCAAGTAAAGCCTTCAGCCAGATGCTGGCGAGTGATGAGTGGTTCCGTACCATGCCGAACTACGGTGATATCGCCAAGCCGCGAGTGATTGAAGTCATGGCTGTACTGAACCGTATGCGCAAAGCTGAATTCAAATAA
- a CDS encoding DUF4056 domain-containing protein: MLIEGKSTSQPWQLQEARYPQLTVPQNVRPCCAFGDMQKVKLGLVSVPFFRLNNVVGLSDIGPHKFASGIYYYTSASSSVLDHGGSENNGIVYTQQGGFIDLAHVRDTADDTIGLFFEILANLGQAHRIDLPAELGPRYIEMRAFDVSALTDKQQWSVAAHLAARLAYFKAESHEIAQWHGYTSFSGWPETISAYSLEDLYSNMLGAKIVLNLIQHRNVLSEQEYNQNVSLWLNASLQELGIVDKAQAKQVLAAVDGKWWSSKESIPNKYMVLKRHYELGDQQTPYLLTPELLGDQFEHLAPVAKTSAIALSLPAYAESLELDNIATLVLEIMPRYAATFSHIPEQLWSERIVHTEFPVIARYAKQQDSKEMEAIGVGNE; the protein is encoded by the coding sequence ATGCTAATAGAAGGCAAGTCGACAAGCCAGCCATGGCAATTGCAAGAAGCCCGTTACCCGCAGTTAACCGTGCCTCAAAACGTACGTCCGTGCTGTGCCTTCGGCGATATGCAGAAGGTAAAGCTTGGTTTGGTTTCGGTGCCTTTTTTTCGCCTAAATAACGTGGTAGGGCTTAGCGATATCGGCCCACATAAATTTGCCAGTGGGATTTATTACTACACGTCAGCTTCCTCTTCGGTATTGGATCATGGTGGTAGTGAAAATAACGGCATTGTGTACACCCAACAAGGCGGCTTTATAGATCTTGCCCATGTACGCGATACTGCAGATGACACCATTGGTTTATTCTTCGAAATTTTGGCTAATTTGGGACAAGCCCACCGCATAGACTTACCTGCCGAGCTTGGACCTCGCTATATTGAAATGAGGGCTTTCGATGTATCAGCGCTGACTGATAAGCAGCAGTGGTCAGTAGCTGCACATTTGGCCGCCCGATTGGCATACTTTAAAGCGGAATCTCATGAAATTGCCCAGTGGCATGGCTATACCAGTTTTTCTGGTTGGCCAGAAACCATTTCTGCCTATTCGCTTGAAGATCTGTACTCCAATATGCTGGGTGCAAAGATTGTACTTAACTTGATCCAACATCGTAACGTGTTGAGTGAACAGGAATACAATCAGAATGTAAGCTTATGGCTGAACGCAAGCTTGCAGGAACTAGGTATAGTCGATAAGGCGCAGGCAAAACAGGTTCTCGCTGCTGTCGATGGCAAATGGTGGAGCTCGAAAGAGTCTATTCCAAACAAATATATGGTGTTGAAGCGCCATTATGAGCTGGGTGATCAGCAAACCCCTTATTTACTAACGCCAGAGTTATTGGGGGATCAGTTTGAGCACCTTGCTCCAGTGGCGAAAACGTCTGCAATAGCGCTTTCATTGCCAGCCTATGCAGAATCGCTAGAGCTGGATAATATCGCCACGTTAGTACTTGAAATCATGCCTCGTTATGCTGCGACATTTAGCCATATTCCTGAGCAGTTGTGGTCTGAGCGTATTGTTCACACCGAGTTCCCAGTGATTGCTAGATATGCCAAGCAACAGGACAGCAAAGAAATGGAAGCAATAGGAGTTGGCAATGAATAA
- a CDS encoding response regulator transcription factor: MKILVVEDELALGEQIVEGLEHSGWVAELSSDGIDALYRATSEPWDGIILDLGLPKLDGLTVLKGIRDENVTCPVIILSARNELTQRVEGLNAGADDYLTKPFQMIELVARLRAQVRRSTGNASPVIQIGGLSLDTRTSKVMHNGESIDLTALEFKVLSYMMHNADKVISRTELVEHIYKQDFDRDSNTIEVFIGRIRRKIGGDVIKTVRGLGYRINAD, from the coding sequence ATGAAAATACTCGTCGTTGAAGATGAATTAGCCTTGGGCGAACAAATTGTTGAAGGTTTAGAACATAGCGGCTGGGTAGCCGAACTCTCCAGTGATGGCATCGATGCCTTATACCGTGCCACCTCTGAGCCATGGGACGGTATCATCCTCGATTTAGGCCTGCCTAAATTAGACGGCCTGACGGTGCTCAAAGGCATTCGCGACGAGAACGTCACCTGCCCCGTCATTATTCTCAGTGCCCGTAACGAACTCACCCAGCGTGTCGAAGGGCTAAATGCCGGTGCCGATGATTACCTGACCAAACCTTTCCAGATGATTGAACTAGTAGCCCGTTTGCGTGCACAGGTCCGACGTTCTACCGGCAATGCCTCACCCGTTATCCAAATCGGCGGTCTTAGCCTCGATACCCGCACTTCAAAAGTAATGCACAATGGTGAGAGTATCGATCTTACCGCGTTGGAGTTTAAGGTGCTCTCGTACATGATGCACAATGCCGATAAAGTCATTTCCCGTACCGAGTTGGTTGAGCATATTTACAAGCAGGACTTTGACCGCGATTCCAACACGATTGAAGTGTTCATTGGCCGCATACGCCGCAAAATCGGCGGTGATGTTATTAAAACCGTAAGAGGACTCGGGTATCGTATCAATGCCGATTAG
- a CDS encoding PepSY domain-containing protein, whose protein sequence is MNRKSKYIAILSLLFFAVSALASVELEIEEDHDDVMRAVQQGLVQPFSSLQSKVDEQLHGRIIRVELEEDDDIWIYELKLIDPNNNIVRVEYDAKTLTILEIKGRGLENIIKVDQ, encoded by the coding sequence ATGAATAGAAAAAGCAAATACATAGCCATTTTGTCACTTCTCTTTTTTGCAGTTTCAGCACTGGCAAGCGTTGAGCTGGAAATTGAAGAAGACCACGACGACGTTATGCGAGCTGTTCAACAAGGGCTGGTACAGCCTTTTTCGTCTCTACAATCCAAAGTCGATGAACAGCTTCACGGCCGGATCATTCGTGTCGAGTTAGAAGAGGATGATGACATTTGGATCTATGAATTAAAGCTTATCGACCCCAATAATAATATTGTCAGAGTGGAATACGATGCGAAAACGTTAACCATTCTCGAAATAAAAGGCCGGGGTCTTGAAAACATTATCAAGGTAGACCAATGA
- a CDS encoding patatin-like phospholipase family protein — translation MNNTAFKKVVRHFISLLLLTGLYGCSTVNKYDDLTAVDINMVSTAEAMPQVMHGRSSKDDKPKLAIAFGGGASRGMMHLGVMKALEEAGIKADIVTGTSVGSIAAALYSSHEYPDVERKMFEFAEHEIVDINLSRKGLIKGKALARWVNKHTGYKDISDLPVTTGIVATNLTQQKAVMFTAGDIGEAVQTSSSVPGVFVPIYHNEDILVDGGVLSLVPVYAARQLGADIVIAVDVFCSLPPPLKYTAVDTMANTFWIQSCIATKEEIDSAEIVLAPVSPDPSLVNFGGSVERTAAMNVGYQAMKQALPELKAYLGQGD, via the coding sequence ATGAATAACACCGCGTTTAAAAAAGTAGTCCGTCACTTTATTTCTCTGTTGCTGTTGACTGGCTTATACGGGTGCTCAACTGTCAATAAATACGATGACCTTACGGCTGTCGATATTAACATGGTGTCAACGGCAGAGGCGATGCCACAAGTTATGCACGGGCGATCTTCAAAAGACGATAAGCCTAAGCTGGCTATTGCGTTCGGCGGCGGTGCGTCTCGCGGCATGATGCACCTGGGGGTGATGAAGGCCTTGGAAGAAGCCGGAATCAAAGCTGATATTGTCACCGGCACATCGGTGGGCTCGATCGCTGCTGCCCTATATAGCAGTCACGAATACCCTGATGTTGAACGTAAGATGTTTGAGTTTGCCGAGCATGAGATTGTTGATATCAATCTCTCTCGCAAGGGGCTGATAAAAGGCAAAGCCTTGGCAAGATGGGTGAACAAGCATACCGGGTATAAAGATATCAGCGATTTGCCTGTCACAACCGGTATTGTTGCTACCAACTTGACCCAGCAGAAGGCTGTAATGTTCACTGCAGGAGATATTGGTGAAGCCGTGCAAACTTCATCAAGTGTACCTGGGGTGTTTGTGCCAATTTATCACAATGAAGATATCCTGGTGGATGGGGGAGTGCTGTCACTGGTGCCAGTCTATGCAGCTCGCCAACTTGGGGCGGATATTGTGATTGCTGTTGATGTGTTCTGTAGCTTGCCACCACCTCTCAAGTACACTGCTGTTGATACTATGGCGAACACCTTCTGGATCCAAAGCTGCATAGCCACCAAAGAAGAAATTGATAGTGCAGAGATAGTGCTGGCGCCAGTATCACCCGACCCGAGTTTAGTAAATTTTGGTGGTTCAGTAGAACGCACCGCCGCGATGAATGTTGGTTACCAAGCCATGAAACAGGCATTGCCAGAACTCAAGGCTTATCTGGGGCAAGGGGATTAG
- a CDS encoding ATP-binding protein — translation MPIRAPHTSLPSLRSRLLIAAAVWLLGITLAAGYLMPSFIKTYLVDQEKHQLYIYLDELTAQIDVDNKGNLIPPRALSNPRFQQPYSGLYWTLNVADNELRSRSLWDTRITGDEESGYAGPNKQSLIVLTRNILLPELDEPVTLTVAINQERLLKTLNQLTGGLWLILLVMAGGILCLIWLQVSWSLWPLRRLQKSLKQVREGEASELSGIYLAEIRPVVDDLNALLFHYQELLERARNHAGNLSHALKTPIAVLNNEVAHLNVQERSKLEPSLQQLQQHIDYHLGRARMAGASNILSAKTAPSSRVDAISMAMDKVYAHRGVVLVNELDSDLQVAIEKRDLDEILGNLIENSYKWANSLIRVHQPEQTSESVLLVIEDDGPGIDDDAYQSAIKRGVRLDETTPGTGLGLNIVTELAHSYRGELTLCRSQLGGLKASITLPKPRK, via the coding sequence ATGCCGATTAGAGCCCCACACACCTCTTTACCAAGCTTACGCAGCCGCTTGCTTATTGCCGCGGCTGTGTGGCTATTAGGTATTACCCTTGCCGCTGGTTACCTGATGCCCTCGTTCATCAAAACTTACCTGGTTGATCAGGAAAAACACCAGCTTTATATCTATCTTGACGAATTAACCGCACAGATAGATGTCGACAACAAAGGGAATTTGATCCCCCCAAGAGCCCTGTCTAACCCTCGCTTCCAGCAACCTTATAGCGGTCTGTACTGGACTTTGAATGTTGCCGATAACGAATTACGTTCTCGCTCATTGTGGGATACCCGTATCACCGGTGATGAGGAATCAGGTTATGCTGGCCCCAACAAGCAATCGCTAATTGTCTTGACCCGAAATATTCTTCTGCCCGAACTGGATGAGCCTGTCACCTTGACGGTTGCAATCAACCAAGAAAGATTGCTGAAAACCCTCAACCAACTCACCGGCGGCTTGTGGCTTATTTTACTTGTCATGGCAGGCGGTATCCTGTGCTTAATCTGGCTGCAGGTAAGTTGGTCACTCTGGCCACTGCGGCGCTTGCAAAAAAGCTTGAAACAAGTCCGTGAAGGGGAAGCCTCGGAATTGAGTGGCATCTATCTCGCCGAGATCCGACCTGTTGTCGATGATTTGAATGCCCTGCTATTTCATTACCAAGAGTTGCTAGAACGGGCGCGAAATCACGCGGGCAACCTCTCGCACGCCCTGAAGACACCGATCGCTGTACTCAATAATGAGGTCGCCCACCTCAATGTTCAGGAGCGTTCAAAACTTGAACCGTCGCTGCAGCAGCTCCAGCAGCACATCGACTACCACCTCGGCCGGGCACGAATGGCAGGGGCAAGTAACATCCTGTCAGCTAAAACTGCCCCTTCAAGCCGAGTTGATGCTATCTCCATGGCGATGGACAAGGTATATGCACACAGGGGCGTTGTGCTCGTTAACGAGCTGGACAGTGATTTGCAGGTCGCAATCGAAAAGCGAGATCTCGACGAGATCTTGGGTAACCTGATTGAGAACAGCTACAAATGGGCCAATAGCTTGATAAGGGTCCACCAGCCAGAGCAAACTTCGGAGTCTGTATTGCTGGTTATTGAAGATGATGGCCCCGGGATTGACGATGATGCTTATCAAAGCGCAATCAAACGAGGCGTCAGGCTCGATGAAACCACGCCCGGAACAGGTCTGGGATTGAATATTGTCACCGAGTTAGCCCATAGCTATCGTGGTGAGCTTACCCTTTGCCGGAGTCAGCTTGGCGGGTTGAAAGCATCGATAACGCTGCCCAAACCAAGAAAATGA